The following is a genomic window from Salinibacterium sp. UTAS2018.
GTGTTGGCTACGGCATCCGGCTCTTCGCTGATTTCCTTAGCCATGAAGCTCGACCAGCCACCCTTTTCGGATGCCGAAGCATCCCACGCGATGTCGAACTCTTCAAAGTCGACAGCGTTGCCGTCAAAGTCGGTTACCAGCACGGTATCGGGGCGGATCGTTACGATCTGATCCTGGCCGACAGCAACCGCGCGGCGGGTGAACTCCACAAAGGCGGCGACGTCTGAACCCATAAAGTTTTCGCCATCGCCCAAGCCGATGACCAACGGTGAATTGCGGCGGGCCCCAACAACAACACCGGGCTGATCTTTGTGTATGGCGAGAAGGGTAAACGCACCTTCTAATCGCGCCACGACTGCCTGCATCGCAGCAGTGATGTCACCGGTCTTGTCATACTCACGGCCGACGAGGACAGCGGCGACCTCGGTGTCCGTCTCGCTCTCGAACGTCTCGCCGTCGAGAAGCAATTCATTCTTCAGTTCAGAAAAGTTTTCGATAATTCCGTTGTGAATGAGCGCGAGCTTGTGGTCGGCGCTCAAGTGCGGGTGAGCGTTGACGTCGGTCGGGCCACCGTGAGTTGCCCACCGCGTGTGGCCGATACCGGTCGTTCCGTTGTTGAGCGGAGTAGCGTCAAGATCATCGAGGAGCACTTGGAGCTTGCCGGCACGCTTGCGCGTTCCGAGCTCACCGTCCTCATCAATAATCGCAACACCGGCGGAGTCATAACCCCGGTATTCGAGACGCTTAAGACCGCCGAGGAGAACCTCAAGGCTTTTGTTGTTACCGACGTAACCGACAATTCCACACATGGAAACGAGTTTAGTTCCCCAAACTGGGTATCTGCGCGCAGATAGGATGTTCCGGATGCATGAACATGGCTCCGGACACAGTCACATTTCTCCCTTTTTTGACATCGATCGGAGCGATTGGGCTGAACTTGCCCCCAAGATGAAAGTTCCCCTTACCCAGGCGGAGCTCATTGAGTTGCGCGGTTTAGGCGATGAACTCGATCTCACGGAGGTCGCCGAGGTGTATTTGCCCCTCAGCCGCCTGCTCAATTTGTACGCCGAGAACGCTCAGCGACTTCACACCGCCACTACCCAATTCTTGGGAGCCACCACCTCCAGCACGCCCTTCGTCATTGGCGTTGCGGGTTCTGTCGCTGTCGGCAAATCGACGATCGCGCGCCTTCTCCGCGAACTGCTCTCCCGCTGGGAGGGAACACCTCGGGTCGAGCTCATCACGACCGACGGGTTTCTACACCCCAACGCCGAACTCGAACGCCGCGGCATCCTCGAACGCAAAGGCTTTCCCGAGAGCTACGACCGTCGGGCTCTACTGCGCTTCGTCAGCAAGATCAAAGCGGGCGAGCCAGAAGTGCGCGCACCGTTCTACTCCCACTTGGCGTACGACATCGTCCCGGATGCGACGGTGACCGTACGTAAGCCTGACGTTCTCATCGTCGAGGGTCTCAATGTGCTCCAACCGCCTATCGCGGGCAAGAACCTCGCCGTCAGCGACCTCTTCGACTTCACTATCTATGTGGATGCTCGAACCAGCGATATTGCGCGCTGGTACGAGGAGCGCTTCCTGCGTCTTCAGCGCGGCGCCTTCAGCAACCCGCGCTCGTACTTTCACCGCTTCGCCGACCTCGACGAAGACGCCGCCCGTGCCCGTGCCCGTGAGGTGTGGAAGCGCACCAACGAGCCCAACCTCACGCAGAATGTTCGCCCGACTCGGCCTCGGGCCTCACTCATCCTGCGCAAAGACGCCGATCACGCCGTCTCGAAAGTTCTGCTGCGCAAGACCTAGTAGCTGAGCTGAGCGCGAACGACCGCGGCAAGACGGTCAGCCATGTGCTGAGCGACTTCTTGATGTTCCGCTTCGACCATGACGCGCACCATAGGCTCCGTTCCGGATGCCCGCAAAAGCACGCGCCCGGTGTCGCCCAATTCGGATTCAACGACGGCAACCGCGTCGGCGATGGCGGAGTCTGAACCGAGCGAGTGGTGATCTACTCCGCGCACGTTCACGAGAACCTGCGGGTAGACGGTCATGACCGCCGCGAGCTGAGCAAGCGTCTTGCCTGTACGAGCCATTTCAGCCACCAGGTGCAACCCCGTGAGAATGCCGTCGCCGGTGGTCGCAAACTTAGTCATGATGACGTGACCGGATTGTTCGCCACCGAGGGAGAGCCCGCGGGCCCCCAGGGCTTCGAGAACGTAACGGTCGCCGACCTTGGTCTCGAGCATCTTGATGTTGTGCTCTGCCATCGCGCGGCGGAGTCCCAAGTTGCTCATGACGGTCGCGACGAGCGTGCGGTCGTGAAGTACACCGCGTTCGGCCATCGATACCGCCAGGATCGCCATGATCTGGTCGCCATCAACGATGTTGCCCTCTTTGTCGACCGCGAGGCACCGGTCGGCGTCACCGTCGTGAGCGATTCCGACGTCGGCGCCGTGCGAGAGAACAGCAGAAGCGAGGTTGTCGAGATGCGTAGATCCGACTCCATCATTGATGTTGATGCCATCAGGATCGGCACCGATTACGGTGACCTTGGCCCCGGCATCCGTGAATACCTGGGGCGAGACTCCTGCTGCTGCGCCATGAGCACAGTCGAGCACGACGTGGATGCCGGCAAGCTGATTCGGCAAGGTCGACAACAGGTGAACGACGTAGCGATCTTCAGCATCGGAGAAGCGGCGGATGCGACCGACCTCAACGCCGGTCGGAGCAAGGCTCGGAGCAGCAAGGGCGGCTTCGATGCGGTCTTCGACCTCATCGGGAAGTTTGGTGCCGCCCTGACCAAAGAATTTGATTCCGTTGTCAGGAGCGGGGTTATGCGACGCGGAGATCATTACTCCGAGGTCGGCTTTGAAGTCGGCAACGAGAAACGCTGCTGCCGGGGTGGGGATTACTCCGGCGTCGAATACATCGACGCCCGAGCTCGCGAGCCCCGCGGATACTGCGGCGGAAATAAATTCGCCGGATACGCGGGGGTCGCGTGCGACAACAGCTACCGGGCGGCGGCCTGAAGCGCGCCGACCGTCAGCGACTCGGCCTTGGCCCAGGACGACTGCTGCCGCCTGAGCCAAGCCGAGCGCAAGCTCGACAGTAAGATCACTGTTCGCGAGTCCGCGAACGCCATCTGTACCAAAAAGACGTGCCATACGTTGCCGCTAGCAGGCGAAGCGGGTTAGCGCTTCGAGAACTGCGGAGCCTTACGCGCCTTCTTGAGTCCGGCCTTCTTACGCTCCTTGACGCGAGCGTCACGAGTGAGGAAGCCAGCCTTCTTGAGGGCGGCGCGGTTGTTCTCTTCGTCAATCTGGTTCAGCGAACGAGCGATGCCGAGACGCAATGCGCCGGCCTGACCCGAGGGGCCACCACCGGTGATGCGTGCGATGACGTCGTAGCCACCGAGCAGGTCAAGGATCTTGAACGGATCGTTGATGAGCTGCTGGTGAAGCTTGTTGGGGAAGTACTCGGCGAGCTCACGGCCGTTAACCGTGATGGTGCCCGAACCGGGAATGAGACGCACGCGGGCGATAGCCTGCTTGCGACGCCCTACGGCTGCGCCGGGAACGGTGAGAACGGGGCGAGGTGCGCTGGGCGCCTCAACTGCTGCCGACTCGGTCGTGTACGACTCGGGTGCACCCTCGGTGATTGAATCTTCGATCTTAGCCACTGTAATAAGTCCTTTAATTCTTTGCTTCGTGAAGCGCGGGCGCTACTGAGCGACCTGGTCGAGGGTGTACGGCGTGGGCTGCTGGGCAGCGTGGGGGTGCTCAGTACCCGCGTATACCTTCAGCTTCGAGAGCTGAGCGCGACCGAGCGAGTTCTTGGGGAGCATTCCACGGATGGCCTTTTCAACGGCGCGCGTGGGGTGCTTTTCCAGCATCTCGGAGTACGTGGTGGCTGTGAGCCCACCCGGGTAACCGGAGTGACGGTAAGCCTTCTTCTGCTTGAGCTTGGAACCGGTGAGGGCGACCTTCTCAGCGTTGATGATGATGACGAAGTCACCCATGTCCATGTGCGGAGCAAAGGTGGCCTTGTGCTTTCCGCGGAGCAGGATAGCTGCGTGGCTGGCGAGACGACCGAGGACGATGTCGGCTGCGTCGATGATGACCCATTCCCGCTTGATGTCGTCGGGCTTGGGCGAATATGTACGCGTCACAATAGTGCTGCTTTCATTGATCGAGTGAGGTGTTCGTGAATCCCGCTCCGATGGTTGTTTCAGAGGAAACAATTCCGGTTGGAGGGCTCATGATCGGATGCCGCACCCTATAGTGCAGACACCAAGGGTCAACACTAGCGGAACTCCGCGCCTACGGCAAACGTCAGAGAAAGCAGGAACAGCACAGTATCTTCCCCGCGGGGTCGCCGGTCTTAGTCGAAGAGTTCGCGGCGCGAACGGGTCAGTTCTGCACGTGCACCCAGTTCGTTGTCTGGCGGGTACCCCACCTCGACGAGCGACAGGCCCTTCGCCGGCATGACCTTGAACTCGCTTCGCTTGGAGCGCTCGTCGCGAATGTCAGCGGGGCGGGTGGCGTCAATTTTTCCTTGCCCGACGTGCACCCCAGCCCCCACGAGCGAACGCACCATGCTGTGACAGAACGCATCGGCGCGCACCTCGGCGAGGATGATCCCCTCATCGGTTCGGCGAAAGCTGAAATGTTCCAAAGTGCGCACCGTCGTGGCACCTTCGCGTGGTTTGCAGTACGCGGCCCAGTCGTGAAGCCCGAGCAGTTCTTTCGCAGCCACGTTCATGGCGTCGACATCAAGCGTTGCCGGGTACCAGAGAGTGTGGTTGCGCTGGCGAGGGTCC
Proteins encoded in this region:
- the rpsI gene encoding 30S ribosomal protein S9 codes for the protein MAKIEDSITEGAPESYTTESAAVEAPSAPRPVLTVPGAAVGRRKQAIARVRLIPGSGTITVNGRELAEYFPNKLHQQLINDPFKILDLLGGYDVIARITGGGPSGQAGALRLGIARSLNQIDEENNRAALKKAGFLTRDARVKERKKAGLKKARKAPQFSKR
- the glmM gene encoding phosphoglucosamine mutase, with protein sequence MARLFGTDGVRGLANSDLTVELALGLAQAAAVVLGQGRVADGRRASGRRPVAVVARDPRVSGEFISAAVSAGLASSGVDVFDAGVIPTPAAAFLVADFKADLGVMISASHNPAPDNGIKFFGQGGTKLPDEVEDRIEAALAAPSLAPTGVEVGRIRRFSDAEDRYVVHLLSTLPNQLAGIHVVLDCAHGAAAGVSPQVFTDAGAKVTVIGADPDGININDGVGSTHLDNLASAVLSHGADVGIAHDGDADRCLAVDKEGNIVDGDQIMAILAVSMAERGVLHDRTLVATVMSNLGLRRAMAEHNIKMLETKVGDRYVLEALGARGLSLGGEQSGHVIMTKFATTGDGILTGLHLVAEMARTGKTLAQLAAVMTVYPQVLVNVRGVDHHSLGSDSAIADAVAVVESELGDTGRVLLRASGTEPMVRVMVEAEHQEVAQHMADRLAAVVRAQLSY
- the rplM gene encoding 50S ribosomal protein L13, translated to MTRTYSPKPDDIKREWVIIDAADIVLGRLASHAAILLRGKHKATFAPHMDMGDFVIIINAEKVALTGSKLKQKKAYRHSGYPGGLTATTYSEMLEKHPTRAVEKAIRGMLPKNSLGRAQLSKLKVYAGTEHPHAAQQPTPYTLDQVAQ
- the coaA gene encoding type I pantothenate kinase is translated as MHEHGSGHSHISPFFDIDRSDWAELAPKMKVPLTQAELIELRGLGDELDLTEVAEVYLPLSRLLNLYAENAQRLHTATTQFLGATTSSTPFVIGVAGSVAVGKSTIARLLRELLSRWEGTPRVELITTDGFLHPNAELERRGILERKGFPESYDRRALLRFVSKIKAGEPEVRAPFYSHLAYDIVPDATVTVRKPDVLIVEGLNVLQPPIAGKNLAVSDLFDFTIYVDARTSDIARWYEERFLRLQRGAFSNPRSYFHRFADLDEDAARARAREVWKRTNEPNLTQNVRPTRPRASLILRKDADHAVSKVLLRKT